One window of Quercus robur chromosome 5, dhQueRobu3.1, whole genome shotgun sequence genomic DNA carries:
- the LOC126726791 gene encoding beta-amyrin 28-monooxygenase-like: protein MAAFLLILCLIPVVLAFSILAFTRKSNNGHKNLAPGSFGWPIMGETLEFLFGKPEKFVFDRMKKYNPDIFKTKILGEETVVICGPSGHKFLFSNEQKLFTAFRPHSMQKIFRSYQTQTAAPVQTSRDAESKILRSPGFLKPEALVRYLGKMDSITQQQMQSYWEGNDVVKAFPLAKTLTLSLACRFFLGTEDPERIARLVNNFDDITVGLHSIPVKFPGTIFYKANKAAAAIRKELRSVIQEKKSAIASGQPMQDILSHMIVVTDPSGKYMPEAEVADKIMGLIVAGYSTVATAMTFFMKYVGERPEIYEKILAEQLEVSAAKNPGDLLEWDDIQKMKYSWNVIYEVMRLTPPLQGTFREVLTDFTYAGYTVPKGWKVYWTVSTTNKNPEFFPEPEKFDPSRYEDSNTFPPFTFVPFGGGPRMCPGKEYARLAILTFVHNVVKKFKWEVLHPEEKIIGDMMPTPEKGLPIRLRSH, encoded by the exons atggcTGCATTCCTCTTAATCCTATGTTTGATCCCTGTAGTTCTTGCTTTTTCCATCTTGGCTTTCACAAGGAAGTCCAACAATGGTCACAAAAACCTGGCACCAGGGAGCTTTGGATGGCCTATCATGGGTGAAACCCTTGAGTTCCTATTTGGGAAGCCAGAGAAGTTTGTGTTTGATAGGATGAAGAAGTACAACCCTGATATATTCAAGACCAAGATTCTTGGTGAGGAAACAGTAGTCATATGTGGGCCAAGTGGACACAAATTCTTGTTCTCCAACGAGCAAAAGCTCTTCACTGCATTTCGTCCTCATTCTATGCAAAAGATATTCCGTTCTTACCAAACGCAAACAGCTGCTCCAGTCCAAACCTCTCGCGATGCTGAGTCCAAAATCTTAAGGTCACCTGGGTTTTTGAAGCCCGAAGCATTGGTGAGGTACTTGGGGAAAATGGACTCCATCACACAGCAACAAATGCAAAGTTATTGGGAAGGAAATGATGTAGTCAAGGCCTTCCCCCTTGCCAAGACTCTAACTTTGAGTCTTGCTTGTAGATTTTTTCTGGGCACTGAGGATCCTGAGCGAATTGCTAGACTTGTTAACAATTTTGATGATATTACAGTTGGGTTGCATTCAATTCCAGTGAAGTTTCCAGGAACTATATTTTACAAAGCAAACAAAGCTGCTGCGGCAATCAGAAAGGAGCTAAGGAGTGTTATTCAGGAGAAGAAGTCTGCTATTGCATCAGGACAACCTATGCAGGACATATTGTCACACATGATTGTTGTTACTGATCCATCCGGGAAGTACATGCCAGAGGCTGAAGTTGCTGATAAGATTATGGGTTTGATTGTTGCTGGGTATAGCACTGTGGCTACTGCCATGACTTTCTTCATGAAATACGTTGGAGAGAGACCCGAAATCTATGAGAAAATCCTAGCTG AGCAATTAGAGGTGTCAGCTGCCAAAAATCCTGGAGACTTGTTGGAGTGGGATGACATACAGAAAATGAAGTATTCATGGAATGTGATATATGAAGTGATGAGGCTCACACCACCACTTCAGGGTACTTTCAGGGAAGTCCTAACTGATTTTACCTACGCTGGTTACACGGTTCCAAAGGGGTGGAAG GTATATTGGACAGTGAGTACAACAAATAAGAACCCAGAGTTCTTTCCTGAGCCAGAAAAGTTTGACCCGTCAAGGTATGAGGATTCTAATACATTTCCACCGTTCACATTTGTTCCATTCGGTGGCGGACCTCGTATGTGCCCAGGGAAAGAGTATGCTCGCCTAGCAATTCTCACTTTTGTTCACAATGTGGTGAAGAAGTTTAAATGGGAGGTGCTCCATCCTGAAGAGAAGATTATAGGTGACATGATGCCAACTCCGGAGAAAGGACTTCCAATTCGTCTTCGAAGTCACTAA